The sequence AGAACCGCCGCCTATATATGTCTAGCTGAACAGGTGTTCACGTAAGCGCGCCCAGGGCGGCTTAGCCGTCTACCGCTTGCGCGCGGTGACCAACAGGTACTCGGCGTCCCAGTGCGCCCGGCCGGGTTCGCCGCGATCCCACTGCGTGAGGAAGTCGAGCAGGTCGCGGTCCAGTGCGGCGAGCCGGTCTCCGTCGTCGGCGTTGAACATGTACGCGGCGATGGTCGGCCCGTAGTTGCGCTTCCAATAGGCACGGAATTCCTGCGGGGTCGCGCAGTGGTCGAACGCGACCACCTGGCGCCGCATCGTCAGGTCGATGACCCGCGCGCCGAGCAGCGTGCGCACATGCTCTTCGTTGCCCCACAACGGCGGCGGGTCTGCACCCGGCGGAGGCGGTGGCGCATACGGTTTCATCGTCTCGAACAACTTTCCGATGAATCCCTCGGGCGTCCAATTGATCAACGCGATCGTTCCGCCCGGACGCACCACACGGACGAGTTCATCGGCGGCAGTTTGGTGGTGCGGGGCGAACATCACCCCGACGCACGACATCACCACATCGAAACTGTCGTCGGCGAACGGCATCGCTTCCGCGTCGGCCTCGACCCATTCCAGGTCCACACCGCATCGGGCGGCGATGCGGCGGCCGGCGCCGAAGAGCTCGGGCGTCAGATCGCTGGCGGTGACCGCCGCGCCCGCTGCTGCGGCCGGTATGGCGGCATTACCCGACCCGGCAGCGACGTCGAGAACCCTGCTGCCCCGGGTGATCCCGGCGACGCGGACCAGCTCCGCACCGAGCGCGGGAATGAGCTCGGCAGCCACGGCGGGATAGTCACCGGACGCCCACAGGGCGCGGTGCTTGGCCTTGAGAGCGCGGTCGGCTTCGACGTCGGCAGTGGTCATCTCCATCTCCTTCAGGCTCGCTGAGCGACGGCTTCAGGATGCGGCCACGGTGTTCGACAGTCCTTGTACCGTCGTGAAATCGGCTGTTCACCGGTCCGGGGCGGGCACAACAACTCCGACGGCTACCTCAAGGCCACCGCCCAGGGCCTCGACTCCGACTGCAAGGTGAGGCTTCTGCCTCGCAGGTCGTCACCCGATCCCCCACCCTGGGCTGAACCGGATCGTGTTGGTGGTGGTGGGCGGCGCCGGGGTGACCGGAACGCCCTGGGGCACAGGGCCGGCCCCGACCGGCGAATCTTGCGCTGCCGTACCGGTACGGGACGCCTCGACCCCCGGGTCTTGCGGTGCGGGACCGGTCATCGGCGGCGCGGTGCATCCGAGCTGCGACCCCGTCTGGTTCCACTGGCCGCCGGTCGAATGGCAGCAGAACTTGATCTCGTCCCTCAGTCGTTCGTAATCGCCGCTTTTATGGCCCTGTTCTCCGCTGACTTCATGCAGGAGTCGTACGCGCCGACATCCCACTCGTTGTCTTCGGCCGGTGACACAGCGGGCTGTGCCAGGGCACCGAGGGCCAGGGCGATCGCCGCCGAGCCCAGCACGGCGGCCGGCAGGCGGGTGCGCCCGGCGACGAGTGACGGGTTCGTGTTCATTTCTTGTCCTTCGTTGGCCGCACGCGCCGGCTTGTTCCGGCGAGCAGACGTTGACACGATCAACGGTGCGGCTGGCAGGTTCGGCAGATGTTGTGCCGGCGTTGAATCGCGAGCTCGAGGGCGTGGCGCGGGAACTGGGTGTCAGAGATACCGCTGCAGGCGGGAGCGGGCGAAATCCACCGCTTCCGCCCCGGTCATGCCCGTGCCGTCGGCCGGCGCACCGATACGCGCGAGCACCGCAGGCTCGAGCGGTGGCTGCTGCCCGGCCTCGACGATGGTGCGGTGCAACGCGATGGCGTCCGCGTCGGCGCCGTGTGCCGCGAAGAACCGGGCGATGTATCGCAGCGTAAGCCAGTGCAGCGCACCTGTTCCCGGTCCGCCGTGACCCCAGTGCTCGAGTACTTCGATGAACAATTGCGCGGCGGTGGCGGGGTCGCCGTGAGTGGCACGCACGGCAGCGCCCTCTGTCGACGCGATGCCGATCAACCAGTTGTTCTGCACCGTCCCGGCCAGTTCGACGGCTTCGTCGAACAGGTCCAGCGCACGTTCGGGCTCCGAGCACTTGAGCACGCGGCCCAACGCACAGCGTGCCATCGCCCGTGCCGTCGGATTGTCCGTCGTGTCGGCCAGCGTCATCGCCTCTTGGGCGGCAGAAATGCCGGTGCCGGGGGTGTGCTGCGCGTCGTGGCAGATCGTGATGTTGTAGAGAATCCACAGTAGCCGAAACGGATTGGCGTCTCTTCGCGCATGTTCTGCCTCGGCCACGTAATGCCGGAGGGCCCCTTCGGCATCGCCCTCGTACAGTGCCACGTCGGCGAGCGTGTCCTCCGGATAGCCGAGGTATGACGCGCCCGGGTTGGGCGCGCGCCCTCGCGCCGGTTCCGCCAGCGAGCGGGCCCGGGCGAACTCTCCGAGCACCCATCTTCCGCGCGCGGCCACCCCCACCGCAGTGACATATAGCGGATGTTCTGGGTCGGCGACCTCCACCGCGCGTTCGGCCCACCCGATCGAGTGGTAGCCGATGCGCAGGTGCAGCAGTTCGGGCATCGCCGTGACCAGACGCAGCGCGAGGTCGACGTCGCCGACGGCAATCGAGCGTTCGAACGCCGCGCGCAGATTGTCATAGTCGGGCGCGGTGAATGTGTTTCGGGCATTCGGGGTGAATCGCTCGACCCAGCACCGTTCCTCCGCGGTATGAACACCGGCCGCCCCGCGCTCGAGGAGTTCGGTGAAATATGTGGCGTGCCGTACCGCACAGTCTTCCCGAACACCTTTGTCCTGCAGTCGTTCCCGGCCATAGGCGCGCAGTGTTTCCAAGAGGTCGTATCGCGTCGTGGCGGTCCCGCCGCGCACCACCACCATGGACTTGTCCACCAGCCCGGCGAGCAGGTCGAGTGTGTCGTCCTCGTTGCCGTCGTCGGCGCAGACACCATGCGCCGCTGCCAGGTCGAAACCACCGGCGAACACCGACAACCGCTCAAACAGCGACTGCTCCGCGACGCTGAGCAACCGGTAGGACCAGTCGATGGTGGCGGTGACGCTCTGGTGTCGCGGATGGGTGCCGCGTGCGCCGCCGCTCAACAGCCGCAGCCGGTCCAACCGGCGCGCGATGTCCAGACTGCTCATCGCGCGCATCCGGGCCGCAGCCAACTCGATGGCGAGAGGCAACCCGTCGAGCCGGCGGCAGATCTCGGCCACCGCCCCGACCGGCTCGTGATCGAGGGCGAAGTCGCCGCGACTCGCCTTGGCGCGGTCGGCGAACAGCGCGGTGGCGTCTTCTTCCGGTAGGGGCTCCACCGGAAGTACTCGCTCGCCCTCGACGCCGAGCGCCGCCCTGCTGGTAGTGAGCACCGAAACCCGCGGGCAGCGGCGGGTGATCCGATCGATCAGAGCCGCCGCGTCGTCCAGCACGTGCTCACAGTTGTCCACCACCAGCAGCAGTTCGCGCGTGCGCAGGTGGTCGATCACCGTCTCGACGAAGTCGAGGCCCTCGCGTGGCTGCAGCCGTAGGGCCGCCGCGACGGCCTGGCTCACCGACCCACCGGCGTCGAGCGGCGCCAGCTCGCAGATCCAGACCCCGTCGGCGAAGTGTTCCCGGATACGATCGGCCGTCTCGACGGCAAGTCGTGTCTTGCCCACACCCCCTGCACCGGTAAGCGTCACCAACGGGCAGTCGTTCACGGCTACGGAGATGCGGGTGACGTCGGGCTGCCGTCCGATGAATGTGCTGGCGCGGCGTGGCAGTCCGGGGCGGTTTTGCACGCTCGACAGCTGGGGTTTCGGGACCGCAGCGGGCACATGCGGGTCACCGTCGAGGATCTGTTGGTGCACCGCCCGCAGCGCCGGGCCGGGATCCACACCGAGTTCGTCGACCAGGCGTTGCCGCATTGTGCGATAGGTGTCCAGCGCGTCGGCCTGGCGCCCGCCACGGTACTGCGCCAGCATCAGTTGCCCGGCCAACCGCTCGTCGAGTGGGTTCTCGTCGAGCGCCTCGGATGCCGACGCGAGCACGTCGGCATGCCTGCCGGCGGCCAAGGCGGCGTCGTTGCGATCCAAGAGCGCCGAGAACCGCTCGCGCTCGAGAACGTTTCGCAGGCCATTCGCCCACGGGGTCTCGATGACGGCGAACGGCTCGCCACGCCAGAGCGCCAATGCCCGTTCGAGCATTCTCGCGGTGTCTTCGACATCCGTCGCCGACCGGGCCGCCGAGACCAAGTGCCGGAACCGGTGCAGGTCGATCGCCAACGGTTCTGCGGACAGTGTGTAACCACTCGGGCCGCGCACGACCTGTACGTCGTCGGTAACCCCGAGAAGCTGCCGCACCCGCGAGATGTAGGCGGCCAACGTGTTCCGCGCCCGGTGCGGCGGCTCGTCGGCCCATACTCGGTCGATCAGCTGGTGCGTCGAGACGGGTCGGTTGACGTCGACGAGCAGGCTGACCAGTACGCAGCGCTGGCGCGCGTGACCGATGTCGAGGCGTCGCCCGTCCACGTACGCCTCGATCTCGCCGAGAATCCGGAACTCCACCGTCATCGCAGTACAGCGTCCATCAGATGGCAGTGGCGCGGGGGCGATTCTGCGGTGTGACCGGGTTCGCGGCGGCGCCAGGCTAGCCGTCACGGCCAGACGAGAACGACTCGTCCGGTTCGCGTGCCGCGTCCATGCGAATCAGTCATCTCGATCTCTCCACCTCTCAGCGTTGCGCGCCGGACGGTCATCGAATGGCTCCAGAGTCGTTCGCGCCGGTTCCGCGGAACTGAAAGCAGAATGAAATCCGCTGGTCAGACTGTTATAACAGGGCCGACGTCCACGTTCCCACCGCTCGACGGCGACCTGCGAGAGTGCGTGACCGGCGCATTTCACGAACCGCACACGATCCCGGAATCGATGCCCCGCACTGTCGCATCGCGCGCCGACGCCGGTCGGCGTGGGAGGACTTCTGATGCTCGTTGCGCTGATCGGTCTCGCCTGCTGGCTGCTGGTGATCGGCGTCGGTATCGCGTTGGCCGCCGCGGCGAAGCGGGGTGACGAGATCGCCGAGAACGCGCGTCGGTACCTGCAGGGTCGCCATTTCGAAACGACTTCGACGCCGAGGTGTCGTGGTCAGCCGTGCCGGGCGCCGATCCAGTGCAGCAGGTCGTGCACGATCTCGTCTTCGAGCCGGTAGCTCACCGATCGTCCGATACGCGTCGAGCTCACCCAACCCTGCTGGCGCAGGATGCGCAGCGCCTGCGACACCGCATTCTCCGACCGGCCGAGTGCTGCGGCGAGGTCCCCCACGAAAATGCCAGGAGCCCGGTGCAGGCACAGCAGAATTTCCAGCCGGTTGGTGTCCGACAGCAGGTCAAAGCGCTGAGTCCACACGGCAGAGTCGACGTCGGCCAGCGCCGACGCCGCCCGGTCCACCTTTGACTGGTCGCTTCGCGTTTCCACTGCCACCAATCTAATCCAGCCGTGGCGCTGGGCGGCACATCGTCGGAAACCGCCTGGACCGGCGTGGTTAGCGCTTAGTCGGTTCACCAGGTTTCGACACCGTATGAGGAGGCGCTGGCACTCGTCGACTCCGGTGACCCCGGTCTGGCGCGGCGCGGCCTCGACATACTTGACACGGTCGGCGCCGCCGCCGTCGCCGCCAAGGTGCGCCGCCACCTTCGGGCGGGCGGATCCAGCGCCGTCCCGGCCCGCCGCCGGACCACGACACTGACCAACCCCGCGGGATCGACGGACCGCCAGGTGCAAGTGTTGCGGATGATCGGTGAAGGCCTGACGATGCCGAACTCGCTGAGCGGCTGTACCTTTCGGTCAAGACGGTCGACCACCACGTGTCGGCGATACTTACCAAGCTCGCGGTGAGCGATCGGCGTGAGGCCATCCGTCGGGCACAGGAGTTGGGCACAGGAGTTGGGCATCCTCGCCTGACCGCGCGGGCCGAGCGAGCGTGCGCGAACTCGCGGAAATGCCGGCGTGTCGGGGTACAGACACGCCCGCTCGCGGGAATGTGGGGTTAGAGCGGGGTCACGTAGTGGCCGCTGATGCCGCCGTCGACCAAGAATGTCGAGGCCGTGATGAACGACGCGTCGTCGCTGGCCAGAAACGCCACCGCGGCGGCGATCTCGTCGGGTTCGGCAAACCGGCCGACCGGCACGTGCACCAGGCGTCGGGCCGCGCGTCGCGGGTCCTTGGCGAACAGCTCGCGCAGCAGCGGGGTGTTCACCGGTCCCGGGCACAGCGCGTTGACCCGGATGCCTTGGCGCGCGTATTGCACGCCGAGTTCGCGCGACATGGCCAGCACGCCGCCCTTGGACGCGGTGTAGGAGATCTGCGAGGTCGCCGACCCCATCACCGCGACAAACGAGGCGGTGTTGATGATCGACCCGCGCCGGTTGGGCACCATGTGGCGCAGCGCCGCCTTGCAGCACAGGAACACCGACTTGAGGTTGACGTCCTGCACGCGTTGCCAGGCGTCCAGCCCGGTGTGCTCGATGAGGTCGTCCTCCGGCGGGCTGATGCCGGCATTGTTGAACGCGATGTCGACCGAGCCGCAGACGTCGGCCGCGGTGTCGAACAGCGCGTCGACGGCCGCTTCGTCGGAAACATCCA comes from Mycolicibacterium pulveris and encodes:
- a CDS encoding class I SAM-dependent methyltransferase encodes the protein MTTADVEADRALKAKHRALWASGDYPAVAAELIPALGAELVRVAGITRGSRVLDVAAGSGNAAIPAAAAGAAVTASDLTPELFGAGRRIAARCGVDLEWVEADAEAMPFADDSFDVVMSCVGVMFAPHHQTAADELVRVVRPGGTIALINWTPEGFIGKLFETMKPYAPPPPPGADPPPLWGNEEHVRTLLGARVIDLTMRRQVVAFDHCATPQEFRAYWKRNYGPTIAAYMFNADDGDRLAALDRDLLDFLTQWDRGEPGRAHWDAEYLLVTARKR
- a CDS encoding ArsR/SmtB family transcription factor; amino-acid sequence: MVAVETRSDQSKVDRAASALADVDSAVWTQRFDLLSDTNRLEILLCLHRAPGIFVGDLAAALGRSENAVSQALRILRQQGWVSSTRIGRSVSYRLEDEIVHDLLHWIGARHG
- a CDS encoding BTAD domain-containing putative transcriptional regulator, encoding MTVEFRILGEIEAYVDGRRLDIGHARQRCVLVSLLVDVNRPVSTHQLIDRVWADEPPHRARNTLAAYISRVRQLLGVTDDVQVVRGPSGYTLSAEPLAIDLHRFRHLVSAARSATDVEDTARMLERALALWRGEPFAVIETPWANGLRNVLERERFSALLDRNDAALAAGRHADVLASASEALDENPLDERLAGQLMLAQYRGGRQADALDTYRTMRQRLVDELGVDPGPALRAVHQQILDGDPHVPAAVPKPQLSSVQNRPGLPRRASTFIGRQPDVTRISVAVNDCPLVTLTGAGGVGKTRLAVETADRIREHFADGVWICELAPLDAGGSVSQAVAAALRLQPREGLDFVETVIDHLRTRELLLVVDNCEHVLDDAAALIDRITRRCPRVSVLTTSRAALGVEGERVLPVEPLPEEDATALFADRAKASRGDFALDHEPVGAVAEICRRLDGLPLAIELAAARMRAMSSLDIARRLDRLRLLSGGARGTHPRHQSVTATIDWSYRLLSVAEQSLFERLSVFAGGFDLAAAHGVCADDGNEDDTLDLLAGLVDKSMVVVRGGTATTRYDLLETLRAYGRERLQDKGVREDCAVRHATYFTELLERGAAGVHTAEERCWVERFTPNARNTFTAPDYDNLRAAFERSIAVGDVDLALRLVTAMPELLHLRIGYHSIGWAERAVEVADPEHPLYVTAVGVAARGRWVLGEFARARSLAEPARGRAPNPGASYLGYPEDTLADVALYEGDAEGALRHYVAEAEHARRDANPFRLLWILYNITICHDAQHTPGTGISAAQEAMTLADTTDNPTARAMARCALGRVLKCSEPERALDLFDEAVELAGTVQNNWLIGIASTEGAAVRATHGDPATAAQLFIEVLEHWGHGGPGTGALHWLTLRYIARFFAAHGADADAIALHRTIVEAGQQPPLEPAVLARIGAPADGTGMTGAEAVDFARSRLQRYL
- a CDS encoding 3-oxoacyl-ACP reductase is translated as MDLTQRLAGRVAVITGAASGIGLAAAKRMRAEGATVVVGDIDPTTGRQAADEVGGTFVPVDVSDEAAVDALFDTAADVCGSVDIAFNNAGISPPEDDLIEHTGLDAWQRVQDVNLKSVFLCCKAALRHMVPNRRGSIINTASFVAVMGSATSQISYTASKGGVLAMSRELGVQYARQGIRVNALCPGPVNTPLLRELFAKDPRRAARRLVHVPVGRFAEPDEIAAAVAFLASDDASFITASTFLVDGGISGHYVTPL